From the genome of Amycolatopsis granulosa:
TCGGCCGGGGCGTGGCGGCGCTACCAGTTCGGCGCATCGTTCACCGACGCCCTCCGCGCCGCCCGCCAGGCACACGCGGTGTGGCAGGCGCTGCCGGGGGAGGACTGGCCGGCGCGGCTGGCCGAACTGGCCGCCCTCGCCGCGGCGAGCGGCCGGGGCGCGCTGCTGGTGGTGCCCGATCACCGCGACCTGACCCGGGTGCACGACGCGTGCGCGCGGGTCGCCGGGGCGGATGCGGTGGTCGCGTTGTCGGCGGACACCGGGCCGGCCGAGCGGTACCGGCGGTGGCTCGCCGTGTCCCGCGGCTGCGTGCCGATCGTCGTCGGGACCCGCGCGGCCATGTTCGCGCCGGTCGCCGACCCCGGCCTGTTCGTGGTGTGGGACGACGGCGACGACCTGCACGTCGACCCGCACATGCCGTATCCGCAGGTGCGGGACGTGCTGGCGCTGCGGGCGCACGCGCAGGGCGCGTCGTTCGTGGCCGGCGGGTTCGCCCGGACCGCCGAGGCGCAGCTGCTGGTCGAAACGCGCTGGGCGCACCCGGTGACCGGCTCGCGCGACGAGCTGCGCAAGGCCGCGCCGCGCGTGACACCGGTCGGGGAGGACTTCGACGTGGCGCGGGACGAGGCGGCACGCGTGGCGCGGCTGCCGTCGGTCGCGTTCGAGGCCGCGCGGCAGTCCCTGTCCGCCGGGGCGCCGGTACTGGTCCAGGTGCCGCGCCGCGGGTACGTGCCCGCGCTGGCGTGCGCGCAGTGCCGCACCCCCGCGCACTGCCGGCGCTGCGCCGGGCCGCTCGGGCTGCCGGGCGGGGCGGGTGCCGACGTCGCGCACCCGCCGAGCTGCCGTTGGTGCGGCACGCCCGAGGCCCATTTCCGGTGCCCGGCGTGCGGTTCGGCCCGGCTGCGGGCGGTGGTGGTCGGCGCGAAGCGGACCGCGGAGGAGCTGGGCCGGGCCTTCCCGGGAACGCCGGTGCGGACCTCCGGCGCCCGGGAGGTGCTGGCGGCCGTTCCCGGCCGTCCCGCGCTGGTGGTCGCGACCCCCGGGGCCGAGCCGGTCGCCGAGGGCGGTTACGGGGCGGCGCTGCTGCTGGACGGGTGGGCGCTGCTGGGGCGGCAGGACCTGCGGGCGGCCGAGGAGACGCTGCGCCGCTGGATGGCCGCCGCCGCCCTGGTGCGCCCCGCCTCCGCCGGGGGCCGCGTGATCGTCGGAGCGGAAGCGCCCCTCGCGCCGGTGCAGGCCCTGGTGCGCTGGGACCCGGCCTGGCACGCCGAACGCGAACTGGCCGAGCGGCGCGAGCTGGGTTTCCCGCCGGCCGTGCGGATGGCGAGCGTGGAGGGCACGCCCGAGGCGGTGGCGGCGCTGCTCGAGGAGACCGAACTGCCGTCGTCGGCGGAGATCCTCGGCCCGGTGCCGCTGACCGAGCCCGACGAGGAGGGCCGCTCGGAGCGGGAACGCGCCCTGATCCGCGTGCCGCGCGGCGAGGGCCGCGCCCTCGCGTCCTGTCTGGCCGCCGCGCAGGCCGCCCGCGCGGCGCGCAAGGAAACCGCCGCGGTGCGCATCCAGCTCGACCCGCTGGCGCTGATCTGAGCCGCCGGCCGGCCGTCCCGTCCATGTCCGGTTGAGTCGATGACCGAAACCGGGCAGGATGCGGCGAATGCGTACTCTGCGTGTCCTCGCGGTTCTCGCCAGTGCCGCCCTGCTCGCCCCGGGCGTCGCCTACGCCGACCAGGCACCGCCCCGGCAACCGGTCGCCGCCGGGTTCGGCGGTGCGGTCGCCAGCATCGACCCCGACGCCACCGCGATCGGCACCCAGGTGCTGCGCGAGGGCGGCAACGCGGTCGACGCGGCCGTCGCCACCGCCGCGGCCCTCGGCGTCACCGACCCGTTCTCGGCCGGCATCGGCGGCGGCGGGTTCTTCGTCTACTACGACGCCCGCACCCACCAGGTCCACACCCTCGACGGCCGCGAGACCGCCCCGGCCGGCGCCGGCGAGAACCTCTTCGTGGAGAACGGGCAGCCGATCCCGTTCGCCGAGGCCGTCACCAGCGGCCTGTCCGTCGGCGTCCCCGGCACGCCGGCCACCTGGCAGGACGCGCTGCGCCAGTGGGGTACCCGGCCGCTGAGCGAAATGCTGCGCCCGGCCGCCCGCCTGGCCCGCGACGGGTTCACCGTGGACGACACCTTCCACACCCAGATCGCGGAGAACGCGGCGCGGTTCTCCGCGTTCCCCAGCACCCGGGAGCTGTACCTGCCGGGCGGCGCACCGCCCGCGGTCGGCAGCCGGTTCACCAACCCCGACCTGGCCGCCACCTACGACACCGTGGCCCGCCAGGGCGCCCGCGCCTTCTACCGCGGCCCGATCGCCGACGAGATCGCCGCGACCGTCCAGCACCCGCCGGTGGATCCCGCGTCCGGGCTGAACGTCCGGCCCGGCAAGCTGACCGCCGACGACATCGCCGCCTACCGCACGGTCGAGCGCGAGCCCACCCACACCCGCTACCGCGGCCTCGACGTCTACGGCATGCCCGCCCCGTCCTCCGGCGGCCTGACGGTCGGCGAGGCGCTCAACATCCTGGAGAACTTCGACGTCGCCCGGTTCTCCGAGTCCGACTACCTGCACCACTTCCTGGAGGCCAGCCGGTTCGCCTTCGCCGACCGCAACCGCTGGATCGGCGACCCGGCGTTCGTCGACGTCCCGTCCCGGCAGCTGCTGAGCCAGCGCTTCGCGGACAGCCGGGCATGCCTGATCAACCCCGGCCGCGCCGCCAGCGGCACGGTGCCCGCCGGGGACCCGCGCCACCCGCAGCCGTGCGCGACGGGCCCCGCGGCGCCCACACCGTACGAAGGTGAGAACACCACCCACCTGACCGTCGCCGACAAGTGGGGCAACGTCGTCGCCTACACGCTCACCATCGAACAGGAGGGCGGCAGCGGGATCGTGGTGCCCGGCCGCGGCATCCTGCTCAACAACGAGCTGACCGACTTCTCCTTCACCCCGGTCACCCCGGGCGTGCCCGACCCGAACCTGCCCGGCCCCGGCAAGCGCCCGCGCTCGTCGATGGCGCCGACGATCGTCCTGGAGCACGGCAAGCCGCTGCTGGCGGCCGGTTCGCCCGGCGGGGCGACGATCGTCACCACCGTGCTGCAGGTGCTGCTCGGCCGG
Proteins encoded in this window:
- the ggt gene encoding gamma-glutamyltransferase, which translates into the protein MRTLRVLAVLASAALLAPGVAYADQAPPRQPVAAGFGGAVASIDPDATAIGTQVLREGGNAVDAAVATAAALGVTDPFSAGIGGGGFFVYYDARTHQVHTLDGRETAPAGAGENLFVENGQPIPFAEAVTSGLSVGVPGTPATWQDALRQWGTRPLSEMLRPAARLARDGFTVDDTFHTQIAENAARFSAFPSTRELYLPGGAPPAVGSRFTNPDLAATYDTVARQGARAFYRGPIADEIAATVQHPPVDPASGLNVRPGKLTADDIAAYRTVEREPTHTRYRGLDVYGMPAPSSGGLTVGEALNILENFDVARFSESDYLHHFLEASRFAFADRNRWIGDPAFVDVPSRQLLSQRFADSRACLINPGRAASGTVPAGDPRHPQPCATGPAAPTPYEGENTTHLTVADKWGNVVAYTLTIEQEGGSGIVVPGRGILLNNELTDFSFTPVTPGVPDPNLPGPGKRPRSSMAPTIVLEHGKPLLAAGSPGGATIVTTVLQVLLGRLDRGLTLEQAIAAPRASQRNSGPAQVEPAFLALRAASDLRARGQQFSSSPAEIGAATGVERLPDGRWLAAAEPVRRGGGAAQVVHPAP
- a CDS encoding primosomal protein N' encodes the protein MTSSDALWELPAAAPPRRAAAKRPASRKGQQRPAEQDPIARVVVDVPLAHLDRTFDYQVPDKLDGDAVPGCRVRVRFAGQLVDGFLVERAATTGHRGRLAFLERVTSPEPVLTPTLYALARRVADHYGGTLMDVLRLAIPPRHAKAESEPGREPVRVTEAPSAGAWRRYQFGASFTDALRAARQAHAVWQALPGEDWPARLAELAALAAASGRGALLVVPDHRDLTRVHDACARVAGADAVVALSADTGPAERYRRWLAVSRGCVPIVVGTRAAMFAPVADPGLFVVWDDGDDLHVDPHMPYPQVRDVLALRAHAQGASFVAGGFARTAEAQLLVETRWAHPVTGSRDELRKAAPRVTPVGEDFDVARDEAARVARLPSVAFEAARQSLSAGAPVLVQVPRRGYVPALACAQCRTPAHCRRCAGPLGLPGGAGADVAHPPSCRWCGTPEAHFRCPACGSARLRAVVVGAKRTAEELGRAFPGTPVRTSGAREVLAAVPGRPALVVATPGAEPVAEGGYGAALLLDGWALLGRQDLRAAEETLRRWMAAAALVRPASAGGRVIVGAEAPLAPVQALVRWDPAWHAERELAERRELGFPPAVRMASVEGTPEAVAALLEETELPSSAEILGPVPLTEPDEEGRSERERALIRVPRGEGRALASCLAAAQAARAARKETAAVRIQLDPLALI